The following nucleotide sequence is from Gemmatimonadales bacterium.
AGGCGGGTAAAGTGACTCTGGTCCGCGAACCCCGCCGTCACAGCGACCTCCGCCAGTGAGCAGTCGGGTCGGGTCATCAGCTGACGGGCGTAATTGATCCGCAAGCTGCGGATATACTCGCCGACCGAACACCCAAATTCCTGCCGGAACACCGCGGTCAGATGCGCCGGGTGAATGCCAACCTCGCCAGCCAGGCGTCGCAGGCCGAGCGGTGCCGTAAACGAATCATGAAGGATGTCGCGTGCCGTTTCGACCCAGGCCGGTCGTCCAGATCGCTGCGCCAGACGGTTGGCGCGAGATGCATGGACCATCAACTCCAGAGCAATGCCCTCAAGCACCAGCCCCGTAAGATCATCCGGCTGCTCGAGCTCGCGGCAGATCCGAAGCCCCAGTTCAAGTAAGGTGCTGTTGACGAAATGCATCGGCGCACTCAAAGCCCGCTCGATGGCGCGATCGCCCTCGAGGCGGAGCGGCGGGACGCCAACCGCCAAATACCGGGCCCCTGTACCACCGACTCGGCACTCGTGCGACTCACCCGCCGGCTTGAAGGTCACGTCGAAGCGACGGCAGGACAGATGCTGTCGCCCGACCGTTTCAGTCAGCGACCCGTCCAGCATGAAGCAGAACTCGGCCATGTCGTGGATGTGCCAGGGCCGCTCCGCATGCGGAGCGTACCCCGCTTCGGTGAGCACAAAGCCCGAAGCCTGTACCTCGTGATAGCCGACTTTACCGGGAATTGCGTCCATGAGCTCTCGGGCGTCGAACGAGTGGCCTCAAGGATACGAGGCAATTAGAGAATCTACCATCCGCCCGAGGTCGGCCCGGGGCAACCAACGCCCGCGAAGCACCACTCCGGCCACTCGTCCGACGTTGCCGATGTCCTGCAACGGGTCGGCGTCGAGCAGCACCAGATCCGCCCGGCTGCCGACGGTGATGGTGCCCCGGTGGGTCGGATCGTCAATAAACGCGGCCGGATTCCGGGTCGCAGTGAGCAGCGCCTCATACGGAGACAGGCCCGCCGCCACAAAGTGTTTGAGCTCCCGATGCAGTGACGGACCCGCAACCACGGCGGGAACACCGACATCCGTCCCCGCCAAGAGTCGGACACCAGCGTCCTGAAAGCCCTTCACCAGTGCTTTGGCGAAGTCGCCCAGGTCCCAGAAGGCAGCAGCATCGGTTGGTTTGAAGGCGCGATGGTACGGATTGGTGCCCGCACCCCACGATCCCCGCATCCCCGGCGGTACCATTCGCATCTCGTCGCCTGCCATCAACTGCGGCAAGCTGTCCAACTGCCGTGGAATGTTGAGGAAGACCTCGAGCGTCGGCGTAATCCAGATTCCTGATTGAGCCACCCTACGCGCCAGGGCTGGAATCTCAGGCAGCAGGTCGCTCGAGCTGCGGCGGTTCTTGGTGGCGTGATGGTTGAAGTGGCCGTACATCACTTCTTCCATGTGTACGATGTTCACCTGACCCGAGGTCAGCGTCGTCTCGAGACACGAGGCACAGAAGCAGACGATTCTGGTAGGCTCGCAGCGGTTGAGCCCGTCCGGACCAAGCCCCCTGACTACATGACCAACGACCGGAATGCCGATCCGCCGAGCGGTGGAGACGATACCCCAGTAAGCCGGGCGGCTCAGCTGATTGTAGACCTTGATGTACTGGTAGCCAGCGGCAGCATCCTCGGTGGCGATCCGCTCGCCGTCGGCAAATGTCAGGGTCGAGTCGTTCCAGATCGGACCTGTCGTCACCATCGTGGGGCCGAGCCTGACACCTGTGGCAAACTGCTCCCGAAGCCGGAGATGGTCCGGAGAGCCGCGCATATTGAAGACGGTAGTGACTCCGTGAGCTACGAAGAGAAGCCCCAATGCCCCGTTGACTGAGTCGCTCCGCCCAAAGTGGACGTGCATGTCGGCAAGCCCGGGTATCAAATACTTCCCCCGCCCGTCGACCCGGCGGACGCCGCTCGGAATGGCAACCTCTGATTCCGGACCGACTCGAACGACCATCCCGTTGGCAATCAGGACCGTCTGCGCCGGCCGGCGCAGGCTGTCGTTCATCGTGAGGGTAGTCACGTTGACGATGGCGACAGGTTCCGAAGTAGTGGTCTGAGGGGGATTCTGAGCGCCGAGTACGATTGCGCTCAGCAGACAGTAACAGCCCAATGCACCCATGAAGCCATCCCGGAAAAGCAGGCGAGCCCCGCGGCTGCGGGGCATCGGATCAGCATAGAAGATCGGGAGACGATCGTCCGATGTCTTGAACGATTGACGGGTAGGATCCTACCGGCGAAGTGTAAAACGACCGCTGGCGGCTTTGGGGCCGCCAACCCAGCGCCATTCACCCTCGATCGCGCCGACCTTCCAGGTGCCGGTCAACTCCGCCTGACCGGATTCGCCGTTAGGATTGAGGACGATGCGCACGGCATCGCCGCGGGTGGCTTGTAGAGTTGCCGGCGCCGCGTCGGGCCCCAGTCCGACAGTGGAGAAGGGAATCCGGTAGCTGCCCCGAACCGGCTGGCCCGGGCGCCCCGCTACCGCCACGATGGTTCCCGTCACCGTCTTGGTTCCGCCGGCACCGTCGTCGACCGTAAAGCTTGCCGTCCACCGACCCGCCAAGCCGGCATCCTGGGCTACCGCGCCCAGGCTCACACCGACCGAGACCAGCAACGTCATCAGCGCAGCAAGCGCCCACCGCCGTCGGCTCATCGATCGCCCCTCGGCTCCCCGCCAAAGACGTCAGCGGCAGCCGAATCGGACGGAATCACGATTCCCTCGGCGCCCAGCTGGCGGAACAAAGTCCACTGTGCTTGCCGGGCAGCTGAGACGCTTGCCCCGTTGTAGATCAGCGAGATCACCAGCACCCCGTCCGGTCGACCCAGGTACCCGACCAGCGACGCCACGTTGCCGAGGGTGCCAGTCTTGGCGCGAACGATGCCGCTCTGCGGCAGCCCGGTGGCCAGGCGCCGCAAGGTTCCGGACCCGTTGGCCGGGAGCAGCATCGGAAAATTCCGGCCCCCAGGGTACTGGGGGAATCGGGCCAGGTAGGATACGAACGTCATGGGCGACACCCGATTGAGATCGGAAAGGCCGCTGCCGTCCACGATTCGGACCCCGGTATAGTCGCCCGTGACCTGCTGCACATGTGCGGTAAGACGATCGGCCGGGGTCGGATCACCACGCGTGGCCCAATGAAGGAGCAATTCCGCACCGAGGTTGAGACTGCGTCGGTTCACTTCACTTGCCACCGAGTCGAAGACGGGGGACTGAACCTCCGCCATCACCGTCGTTCCCGGGAGCGCCGACCCGATCGCGTCACTTGGCGTCCACTCGATTCCGGCCTGCTCGAGCGCGTGAGACCACATCGCCTCCAGCAGAACTCGGGTGTCGGTAGCGGCACGGGCCAGGCCTCGCGCCCGCGCGCGGACGCCCAGAGTGCCAGCGACACGATAGCGCCCGTCAGGCAGTGTTTCGATCCGCAGCTGCGAGCGGCTGCCCGCGACTGTCTTGGCCGTGACCGTGAACAGACGCGCCGCGCCCGCAGGAGCCGTCGAGGCCAGCCGCACCGGCTGGCCAACCCGTCCCGGAGCAACGGTTGCGACAACCAGATTGTCATGAACGGTCAGGTTGCCGACCGGCGGCGCAAAGACGCGCCCCTGATGCCGAGCCGACCAGGTGGCCGGGAAGATGGCATCGGCCTCGCCGCTGGCGCTGACGACCGTGAGCTGGCCCAGCAGGCGGCGGATTCCTCGATCGGACAGCTGAACCGCGAGGTCCGTCAGGCTCGTGACGACCGCTCCCTGGTGCTCGAGACTCGGGTCGCCGTTCAATTCCAGCGCCCAGGTGCCCTGCCAGATGCCCGTAGCCGGATCGACCCGGCCATCGCCGACAACGCGGGTCGAGTTCCGGGCATCGCTGCCAAGCACGCTGCGGGCAAACCCGGTTGTGAGAACTTTGATGGTGGAAGCGGGGATCAATGGGCGGGTAGGCTGGATACCCCAGACGAGACGACCCTGTTGGTCGCCAACCGCAACCCCCCAGGTGCCTGGAGCCCGTCGATTCGCCTCCGCGAACCACGACTCGAGCTGAGTGCTGAGCGTTGCCGGGGCCGCTGCCGGAACGGTAGCCGAGGGGCGGGCAGCCGAAGTCTGAGCGGCAACGGGGCCGCTGACGGCCAGGAGGCCGCTGACTCCAATCCATCCCCATGATCTTCCCGCCATTACCCCGCCCTTCCCGCGGGGTAAGACGGCCGCGGATCCGAAACTGTCACTATCGCAACATTGCCTTCGCGATGGTCTGCAACTGCATGTTGCTGGTACCCTCATAAATCGTGCCAATTTTGGCGTCGCGATAGAACTTCTCCGCCGGGTACTCCTTGGAGTAGCCATATCCGCCAAAGAGTTCGAGCGCCTGACCGGCAATCCGATTGGCGACCTGAGACGAGAACAGCTTGGCCATCGCGGCTTCTTCGGTAAATGGCAGCGACTGATCTTTGAGCCGCGCCGCATTATAGACCAGCAGGCGCGCAGCCTCCAGTTCGACTTTCATTTGCGCGATCTGAAACTGCACGCCCTGGAAGTCGGCGATCGCTTTGCCGAACTGCTTCCGTTCCTGAATGTACTGCACACAGGCGTCGAGCGCTCCCTGCGCAATACCGATCATCTGCGCGCCGATCCCGATTCGACCCTCGTTCAGGGTTTCGATCGCCACCTTGTAGCCGACCCCGACAGGACCGAGCACGTTGGCCGCAGGGACCTTACAGCTCTCGAGGATGAGTTCCGTGGTGCTGGAGGCCCGAATGCCGAGCTTGTTCTCCTTTTTGCCGACCGAGAAGCCGGGGAAATCGCGCTCGACCAGGAAGGCGGTGATGCCCTTGTAGCCCTTGGAAAAGTCGGTGTTGGCAAAGACGATGAAGATCCCGGCCTCTGCTCCGTTGGTGATCCAGAACTTGCGACCCGTCAACTCCCAGTCGTCGCCGACCTTTTCGGCCTTGCACTGGAGCGCAAACGCATCGCTGCCGCTGGCCGGCTCGGACAGAGCATACGCGCCGAGCAGGTCAGTCAGCGTGCGAGGAAAGAGGCGCGCCTTCTGCTCGTCGCTGGCCCAGCGCAGGATGGCGTTGTTGAAGAGCGTGTTGTGAACGTCGACGTATATGGCCGCAGACGCATCGACCCGAGCCAGCTCTTCGATTGCCAGCGTGGCCATGAAGATCGAACCGCCGGCTCCGCCGTACTCTTCCGGCACCTCGATGCCCATCAGCCCAAGCTCGAAAAACTTGGCAATCAGGTCCGGCCGGAACTTGCCCGCCTCGTCCATTTCCATGACGTGCGGCTTGACCTCTGTCTCGGCAAAATCGCGCACCGTATCACGGAACAACTGCTCTTCTTCCGAAAGGACGGACAACGCGGGCGAAGGTGCTGCGATGCTGGACATAACGGACTCCACAAGTGATCGTCGGGGAACCTCTTAACATAGCGAGACCGGCGGCTCTCGGTGAAGGCGTCCCCGCGCCTCCTTTCGCCGTCCGCGAACTGTGCAACTCCGCGCCATGAGGGCATCTCCCGGACCCCACATTATGGAGACCCCATGCGAGGCACCACGTCGTTGGCCCTGTTGGCAGGACTGTTCCTGGGTATGTCCCCCGATACCGGGGGGCGCCCGGATGGTACCATCGAGGGTTTCGTCCGCGATCCCAGCGCCGCGCCGATACCGGGGGCCGTGGTGGCCATCGTGGGCACCGGTTCCCGGGTGACGACCGACCGGGCCGGCCGCTATGTCCTGACGGGCGTGTCCTCTGGCCCCGTCGAACTGACGGTTCGGGCTATCGGCTATGTCCTCGAACGGAGACGGATTGACCTCGGGAGTGGACAGCGCCGAACGGTCGATTTCATCCTGGCGCCAAGCCCGGTGCAGCTCAACGAAAGCGTGGTGAACCAGGCGTACCCGGTCGCGCCGCGAGCCGAGGAGCTGCGCGCTCGCTCGATTACCGGTGCCAAGGCCATGGCCCGTGACTTCGACACGGAGGAATA
It contains:
- a CDS encoding helix-turn-helix domain-containing protein, which codes for MDAIPGKVGYHEVQASGFVLTEAGYAPHAERPWHIHDMAEFCFMLDGSLTETVGRQHLSCRRFDVTFKPAGESHECRVGGTGARYLAVGVPPLRLEGDRAIERALSAPMHFVNSTLLELGLRICRELEQPDDLTGLVLEGIALELMVHASRANRLAQRSGRPAWVETARDILHDSFTAPLGLRRLAGEVGIHPAHLTAVFRQEFGCSVGEYIRSLRINYARQLMTRPDCSLAEVAVTAGFADQSHFTRLFKRHTGTTPARYRRSPGTPRPD
- a CDS encoding acyl-CoA dehydrogenase; this encodes MSSIAAPSPALSVLSEEEQLFRDTVRDFAETEVKPHVMEMDEAGKFRPDLIAKFFELGLMGIEVPEEYGGAGGSIFMATLAIEELARVDASAAIYVDVHNTLFNNAILRWASDEQKARLFPRTLTDLLGAYALSEPASGSDAFALQCKAEKVGDDWELTGRKFWITNGAEAGIFIVFANTDFSKGYKGITAFLVERDFPGFSVGKKENKLGIRASSTTELILESCKVPAANVLGPVGVGYKVAIETLNEGRIGIGAQMIGIAQGALDACVQYIQERKQFGKAIADFQGVQFQIAQMKVELEAARLLVYNAARLKDQSLPFTEEAAMAKLFSSQVANRIAGQALELFGGYGYSKEYPAEKFYRDAKIGTIYEGTSNMQLQTIAKAMLR
- a CDS encoding amidohydrolase family protein, which encodes MTTLTMNDSLRRPAQTVLIANGMVVRVGPESEVAIPSGVRRVDGRGKYLIPGLADMHVHFGRSDSVNGALGLLFVAHGVTTVFNMRGSPDHLRLREQFATGVRLGPTMVTTGPIWNDSTLTFADGERIATEDAAAGYQYIKVYNQLSRPAYWGIVSTARRIGIPVVGHVVRGLGPDGLNRCEPTRIVCFCASCLETTLTSGQVNIVHMEEVMYGHFNHHATKNRRSSSDLLPEIPALARRVAQSGIWITPTLEVFLNIPRQLDSLPQLMAGDEMRMVPPGMRGSWGAGTNPYHRAFKPTDAAAFWDLGDFAKALVKGFQDAGVRLLAGTDVGVPAVVAGPSLHRELKHFVAAGLSPYEALLTATRNPAAFIDDPTHRGTITVGSRADLVLLDADPLQDIGNVGRVAGVVLRGRWLPRADLGRMVDSLIASYP
- the dacB gene encoding D-alanyl-D-alanine carboxypeptidase/D-alanyl-D-alanine-endopeptidase — translated: MAGRSWGWIGVSGLLAVSGPVAAQTSAARPSATVPAAAPATLSTQLESWFAEANRRAPGTWGVAVGDQQGRLVWGIQPTRPLIPASTIKVLTTGFARSVLGSDARNSTRVVGDGRVDPATGIWQGTWALELNGDPSLEHQGAVVTSLTDLAVQLSDRGIRRLLGQLTVVSASGEADAIFPATWSARHQGRVFAPPVGNLTVHDNLVVATVAPGRVGQPVRLASTAPAGAARLFTVTAKTVAGSRSQLRIETLPDGRYRVAGTLGVRARARGLARAATDTRVLLEAMWSHALEQAGIEWTPSDAIGSALPGTTVMAEVQSPVFDSVASEVNRRSLNLGAELLLHWATRGDPTPADRLTAHVQQVTGDYTGVRIVDGSGLSDLNRVSPMTFVSYLARFPQYPGGRNFPMLLPANGSGTLRRLATGLPQSGIVRAKTGTLGNVASLVGYLGRPDGVLVISLIYNGASVSAARQAQWTLFRQLGAEGIVIPSDSAAADVFGGEPRGDR